One region of Gemmatimonadaceae bacterium genomic DNA includes:
- a CDS encoding helix-hairpin-helix domain-containing protein translates to MATSSEKQALGFLVLIALIGAGVQAVGVSRFERQAVAAGGLAGGDAGAAALSRQLAAVDSARAASPRGRSRGRRVANRSADSSFAGPSSSKRKSRGPAQEPPPIDVNTATAAELERLPRVGPALAQRMVAWRERHGPFGGPEDLRHVRGIGPSTVRLLLPLVTFSSRHSPLLSEGPPSIAPFLDDVV, encoded by the coding sequence ATGGCGACCTCCTCCGAAAAGCAGGCCCTTGGCTTCCTGGTGCTCATCGCGCTGATCGGCGCGGGGGTTCAGGCTGTGGGGGTGTCGCGCTTCGAGCGGCAGGCGGTGGCGGCCGGGGGGCTGGCTGGCGGAGACGCGGGGGCGGCGGCGTTGAGCCGCCAGCTGGCGGCGGTGGATTCGGCGAGGGCGGCGTCGCCGAGGGGGCGGTCGCGGGGGCGGCGGGTGGCCAATCGGAGCGCCGACTCGTCATTCGCCGGCCCCTCTTCCAGTAAGCGGAAGTCGCGGGGCCCCGCTCAGGAGCCGCCTCCTATTGATGTGAATACGGCCACCGCGGCCGAACTGGAGCGATTACCGAGAGTCGGACCGGCACTCGCGCAGCGCATGGTGGCGTGGCGGGAACGCCATGGCCCGTTCGGGGGGCCGGAGGACCTCCGTCACGTGCGTGGCATCGGCCCTTCCACCGTTCGCCTGCTCCTGCCTCTCGTGACGTTTTCCTCACGGCACAGTCCCTTACTCAGTGAGGGCCCTCCATCCATTGCGCCTTTCCTTGATGACGTCGTCTGA
- the sprA gene encoding cell surface protein SprA, giving the protein MVRSAAAVGLGLLVGLAAVARPLAGQGGPPRDTTARRDTTTRRDSTARPAPLVPLAPTNPAAANAAANAARDLLGDNLGLRLNARLESKMERLKNDRCTAAQRTILGNNCNGLWNPIFDVQFDLKSKGTVGDRLAVDVDYNSQNEFDANNTIGLRYNGKPTSWLQSLQVGNVSFVTPASRFLTAGIPAGNYGVQAEGKWGPMRFSGIVAQQKGLVSRDNLYTIGGRTQQAVNRVIEDMQIEPRRFFFTIDPRRLGGFPNIDILNRARLRQLASTLPDSVRPVKLVVYRQDITGANQNPRGPQLSVRGARNSARQTYEVLREGVDYYVDPTLLWIVLVQPLIEGRERLAVAYEVNVAGTPGRNENTGGTPDFEFTAAPQYANLLWEPELQPANAAYFLREIKSVYRLGGADLRRESLALRIVTGTSGDQEKPLDPSRGETYLRLFGVAQATNPALLDVENRVWPRPNDPNVRSIFSGLTQDALIRDQFLIFPSLQPFARAGLAQPFANPANDTLYSFPNEYFNTAQRPQAIYRLMLHYETDIGAGDATGDTRTITLPTTQIRRFSERVVLDGRDLVRDRDYTIEYDLGLITFARADTLFATARQVSVRYEENPQFQVTTPTTILGFNSTFPLENGQFAFTAISQRQRSSLTRPSLGLEPMGSLVAGVTGNLHWDATAISKALERLPLRPSTTPSRIGLRGEFAVSKPQPNAAGQAYLESFEGAANTPISLAESNWYFASRPALGSTFAGQGSSTLALNRAATLAYQNFGVSTTGGIARFTQAQIDPSVRLVGSGADAAAELLWLTLYPLKTGGIFDQAPGSAQRRFAWTIGDRSQVGLTPSGRRWRSIRRVLSPSGQDLSAVENVEFFVLVHSEQAKLRRNPTLVFDFGEVSENSVTFAPETLTVTGSSGARPDSTYRGKRLVGFDRLDTERDPLTRSFNAIKNDVGLAGDVADTLVVVDRTGATPVTTIRNGVPLCTQAVAAIQALGDSRVNCTVRNNRMDEEDIDLDGQLNLNAASVEQEAIKRFTVDLSDKRTWTRIGGCIQQRDSTSTGVTADSLCWVQVRLNWRAPTEVLNAPNERRMRALRVTMVSNALTADDDFVRIAIANLRLPGAPWLKRSAEPLSGMAGDSSGTVGGYVIAGVVGTTDSTATLPYASPPGVVDAPETRLTGYEVARTQVNERALRLQAGLPGRQFRTFDRAEAFFRFRSGTQTFMGYRTLRLWMRGRGNGWGPNGELNGYIKIGRDENNFYMYRTPVNTGESQSAWLPEVRVDLTRFQLLRAQLENAFLQGSKDSIACTGADLELVKRSGKPRGVNVRRYAVCQDGYIVYSADPAVTPPNLAGVQELAVGIVRVDSVPRGGGGLLASDTLELWVNDIRLGDVVDDIGMAGEIGLNVNAGDYADVRVSMSRRDPNFRQLGETPTFLTTSGVSVGTTLHLERFLPANLGFAMPFSIDYSGTGIDQLFVNRTDVRASGIQGLRRPSDKRTSYSFSLRRATPLANGWYAPLVNALNVSGSWSNMGSQSAFQEANASAYNLGGGLALESDERTHPMPGVITALTNVLPSRWRNSAAVKAWREQKVRWSPTQFRLNSAVARNAITTTSFVKAAAALNDTGQVVSGLNNLWSNTAALEFRPIPSIGASVNARQLLDLRDYRDAFSNPLTPFDSVNRGIIAEGERLRLFGRDAGLERERSLSSSLLFQPQLRGWWRPRADFTSTFGLTKDPNALVLLRADDTTGTFRLPRRLGAAQTLGVGSAFDVGQLLVGLVGAARSRWLSPIDVQWQQSLTSNYDNTSFIPGWGYQFGMAGISTFRGLDRRLATSAGRLQRTTVATELRLPLSFTLRARAEQGTSEAWTQRSVDGTQALITGTQVVRPDLNLAWNWQPARWKALISSVILGGGYTYREQIASLPNDNGLGTDLNRTLSFSQPLSASITWSGMGNLRTTGRLTRQHREDQRPGALITGDSRQVGFSVERSLPLPTTWNTRTGRMQTALSYQSETARSEIVGASRLLGLIRADRPAVLTDNGRRAINLNASTDLSELLTFNLTGSHVVSFDRTINRQFSNLVFSAVLQMKFFAGELR; this is encoded by the coding sequence GTGGTCCGGAGCGCTGCGGCGGTGGGTCTGGGGCTCCTCGTGGGGCTCGCCGCGGTCGCGCGTCCGCTGGCCGGTCAGGGTGGCCCCCCCCGGGATACCACCGCCCGCCGCGACACCACGACCCGGCGTGACTCGACCGCCCGGCCGGCCCCCCTCGTGCCGCTGGCCCCCACCAACCCGGCGGCCGCCAACGCGGCGGCCAACGCCGCCCGGGACCTGTTGGGCGACAATCTCGGGCTCCGGCTGAATGCCCGGCTCGAGTCCAAGATGGAGCGCCTCAAGAACGACCGGTGCACGGCGGCGCAGCGGACCATCCTGGGAAACAACTGCAACGGGCTCTGGAACCCGATCTTCGACGTCCAGTTCGACCTGAAGTCCAAAGGCACCGTTGGTGACCGGCTGGCCGTGGACGTCGACTACAACTCGCAGAACGAGTTCGACGCCAACAACACCATCGGGCTGCGCTACAACGGCAAACCCACCTCGTGGCTGCAGTCGCTGCAGGTCGGCAACGTCAGCTTCGTCACCCCGGCGTCGCGCTTCCTCACGGCCGGGATCCCGGCCGGCAACTACGGCGTACAGGCCGAGGGCAAATGGGGGCCGATGCGCTTCAGCGGTATCGTGGCCCAGCAGAAGGGGCTCGTCTCGCGCGACAATCTGTACACGATCGGCGGGCGCACCCAGCAGGCCGTGAACCGCGTCATCGAAGACATGCAGATCGAGCCGCGCCGCTTCTTCTTCACGATCGATCCGCGGCGGCTGGGGGGCTTCCCCAACATCGATATCCTGAACCGCGCCCGGCTGCGTCAGCTGGCGTCGACCCTTCCGGATTCGGTGCGCCCGGTCAAGCTCGTGGTCTACCGGCAGGACATCACCGGCGCCAACCAGAACCCGCGCGGGCCGCAGCTCAGTGTGCGCGGGGCCCGCAACAGCGCCCGCCAGACCTACGAGGTGCTGCGCGAAGGCGTGGACTACTACGTGGACCCCACGCTCCTCTGGATCGTGCTCGTGCAGCCGCTGATCGAGGGGCGCGAGCGCCTCGCCGTGGCCTACGAGGTCAACGTGGCCGGCACTCCCGGGCGCAACGAAAACACCGGCGGAACACCCGACTTCGAATTCACCGCGGCGCCGCAGTACGCCAACCTCCTCTGGGAGCCGGAACTGCAGCCGGCCAACGCCGCGTACTTCCTGCGCGAGATCAAGTCGGTCTATCGGCTGGGCGGCGCCGATCTGCGGCGCGAGTCGCTCGCGCTGCGCATCGTCACCGGCACCTCGGGCGATCAGGAAAAGCCGCTCGATCCGTCGCGCGGCGAGACCTATCTCCGCCTCTTCGGCGTGGCGCAGGCCACGAACCCCGCGCTGCTCGATGTGGAGAACCGCGTCTGGCCGCGGCCGAATGACCCCAACGTGCGTTCGATCTTCTCCGGACTCACGCAGGACGCGCTCATTCGCGACCAGTTCCTGATCTTCCCGTCGCTGCAGCCCTTCGCGCGCGCCGGTCTGGCGCAACCGTTCGCGAACCCGGCCAACGACACGCTGTACAGCTTCCCCAACGAGTACTTCAATACGGCGCAGCGGCCGCAGGCGATCTACCGCCTCATGCTGCACTACGAGACGGACATCGGCGCCGGCGACGCCACCGGGGATACCCGCACCATCACACTCCCCACCACGCAGATCCGCCGCTTCTCCGAACGCGTGGTGCTCGATGGGCGCGACCTCGTGCGCGATCGCGACTACACGATCGAGTACGACCTCGGCCTCATCACCTTCGCGCGCGCCGATACACTCTTTGCCACTGCGCGCCAGGTGAGCGTGCGCTACGAGGAGAATCCGCAGTTCCAGGTGACGACGCCCACCACGATCCTGGGCTTCAACTCCACCTTCCCGCTCGAGAACGGGCAGTTCGCGTTCACCGCCATCTCGCAGCGGCAGCGCTCGTCGCTCACGCGCCCGTCGCTGGGTCTCGAGCCGATGGGCTCGCTCGTCGCCGGGGTCACCGGCAACCTGCACTGGGACGCCACGGCCATCAGCAAGGCACTCGAGCGCCTGCCGCTGCGCCCGTCCACCACGCCATCGCGCATTGGCCTTCGCGGCGAGTTTGCGGTGAGCAAGCCGCAGCCCAACGCCGCCGGTCAGGCCTATCTCGAAAGCTTCGAAGGCGCCGCCAACACGCCCATCAGCCTCGCCGAGTCCAACTGGTACTTCGCTTCGCGGCCGGCGCTCGGCAGCACCTTCGCGGGGCAGGGGAGCAGCACCCTCGCGCTCAATCGCGCGGCCACGCTCGCCTACCAGAACTTTGGGGTGAGCACCACCGGCGGCATCGCGCGCTTCACCCAGGCGCAGATCGATCCCTCGGTGCGATTGGTCGGCAGCGGGGCCGACGCCGCGGCCGAACTGCTCTGGCTCACGCTTTATCCGCTCAAGACGGGCGGCATTTTCGATCAGGCACCGGGCAGTGCGCAGCGGCGCTTTGCGTGGACCATCGGCGACCGGAGCCAGGTCGGCCTCACTCCGTCGGGGCGCCGCTGGCGTTCGATTCGCCGAGTGCTGAGCCCCAGCGGGCAGGATCTGTCGGCGGTGGAGAACGTCGAGTTCTTCGTACTCGTGCACAGCGAGCAGGCCAAGCTGCGCCGCAATCCCACGCTGGTGTTCGACTTCGGTGAGGTGTCGGAGAACAGCGTGACCTTCGCCCCCGAAACGCTCACGGTGACGGGGAGCAGCGGCGCGCGCCCCGACAGCACCTATCGCGGCAAGCGGCTGGTCGGCTTCGATCGCCTCGATACCGAACGCGACCCGCTCACGCGCAGCTTCAACGCCATCAAGAATGACGTTGGCCTCGCCGGCGACGTGGCCGACACGCTGGTGGTGGTAGACCGTACCGGTGCCACGCCGGTCACCACGATCAGGAACGGTGTGCCCCTCTGCACGCAGGCCGTCGCCGCCATTCAGGCCCTGGGCGACAGCCGCGTGAACTGCACCGTGCGCAACAACCGCATGGACGAAGAGGATATCGACCTCGACGGGCAGCTCAATCTCAACGCCGCGAGTGTCGAGCAGGAAGCGATCAAGCGGTTCACGGTGGACCTGAGCGACAAGCGCACCTGGACGCGCATCGGTGGCTGCATTCAGCAGCGTGATTCGACGAGTACGGGCGTGACGGCCGACTCGCTCTGCTGGGTACAGGTACGCCTCAACTGGCGGGCCCCGACCGAGGTGCTCAACGCGCCCAACGAACGCCGCATGCGCGCCTTGCGCGTGACGATGGTGTCCAACGCGCTCACCGCCGATGACGACTTCGTGCGCATCGCCATCGCCAACCTCCGCCTCCCGGGCGCGCCCTGGCTCAAGCGCAGCGCCGAGCCGCTGAGCGGCATGGCGGGCGACTCGAGCGGCACCGTGGGCGGCTACGTCATCGCCGGAGTCGTCGGTACGACCGACTCCACGGCCACGCTCCCCTACGCCTCGCCGCCGGGCGTGGTGGATGCGCCCGAAACGCGTCTCACCGGCTACGAGGTGGCACGCACGCAGGTCAACGAACGCGCGCTGCGCCTGCAGGCCGGCTTGCCGGGGCGGCAGTTCCGCACCTTCGATCGCGCCGAGGCGTTCTTCCGCTTCCGCAGCGGGACGCAGACGTTCATGGGCTATCGCACGCTGCGCCTCTGGATGCGCGGCCGCGGCAACGGCTGGGGGCCCAACGGAGAGCTCAACGGCTACATCAAGATCGGCCGCGACGAGAACAACTTCTACATGTACCGCACGCCGGTGAACACCGGCGAAAGTCAGAGCGCCTGGCTCCCCGAGGTGCGCGTGGATCTCACGCGCTTCCAGCTGCTGCGCGCGCAGCTGGAAAACGCCTTCCTGCAAGGGAGCAAGGACTCCATTGCCTGCACCGGTGCCGATCTCGAACTCGTGAAGCGCAGCGGCAAACCGCGCGGTGTGAACGTGCGCCGCTACGCGGTCTGTCAGGACGGCTACATCGTGTACAGCGCCGATCCGGCGGTGACCCCGCCCAATCTCGCGGGCGTGCAGGAGCTCGCGGTGGGCATCGTGCGCGTGGACTCCGTGCCGCGGGGCGGCGGCGGGCTACTCGCCAGCGACACGCTCGAACTGTGGGTCAACGACATCCGGCTCGGCGATGTCGTGGACGATATCGGCATGGCCGGCGAGATCGGGCTCAATGTGAACGCCGGTGACTACGCCGACGTGCGCGTGTCCATGAGCCGGCGCGACCCGAATTTCCGACAGCTGGGCGAAACGCCCACGTTCCTGACCACGAGCGGCGTGTCGGTGGGGACCACGCTGCATCTCGAACGGTTCCTGCCGGCGAACCTCGGCTTCGCCATGCCCTTCAGTATCGATTACAGCGGCACCGGGATCGATCAGCTGTTCGTCAACCGCACCGACGTCCGCGCCAGCGGCATTCAGGGGCTCCGGCGACCGAGTGACAAGCGCACCTCCTACAGCTTTTCGCTGCGGCGTGCGACGCCCCTCGCGAACGGTTGGTACGCGCCGCTCGTCAACGCGCTCAATGTGAGTGGCAGCTGGTCCAACATGGGCTCGCAGAGCGCCTTCCAGGAAGCCAATGCGAGTGCCTACAACCTGGGCGGTGGGCTCGCGCTCGAAAGCGACGAACGCACCCACCCCATGCCGGGTGTCATTACCGCGCTCACCAACGTGTTGCCCAGCCGCTGGCGCAATTCGGCGGCGGTGAAGGCGTGGCGTGAACAGAAGGTACGCTGGTCGCCCACGCAATTCCGCCTCAACAGCGCGGTGGCGCGCAATGCCATCACCACCACGAGCTTTGTGAAAGCCGCCGCGGCGCTCAACGACACGGGTCAGGTGGTCAGTGGCCTCAACAACCTCTGGTCGAATACGGCGGCGCTGGAGTTCCGCCCCATTCCGTCCATTGGCGCGTCGGTGAATGCGCGGCAGTTGCTCGACCTGCGCGATTACCGCGACGCCTTCAGCAATCCGCTTACCCCCTTCGATAGCGTCAACCGGGGCATCATCGCCGAGGGTGAGCGGCTGCGGCTCTTTGGCCGCGATGCGGGGCTCGAGCGCGAACGCTCCCTGAGTTCGTCGCTGCTCTTCCAGCCCCAGCTCCGCGGCTGGTGGCGGCCGCGCGCCGACTTCACCAGCACCTTCGGCCTCACCAAGGACCCGAACGCCCTCGTCCTGCTCCGCGCCGATGACACCACCGGCACCTTCCGCCTGCCGCGCCGGCTGGGCGCCGCACAGACCCTCGGCGTGGGCTCGGCGTTCGATGTGGGCCAGCTGCTCGTCGGCCTCGTCGGGGCCGCGCGCAGCCGCTGGCTCTCCCCCATCGATGTGCAGTGGCAGCAGAGCCTCACGTCGAACTACGACAACACGTCGTTCATTCCGGGGTGGGGCTATCAGTTCGGCATGGCCGGCATCAGCACCTTCCGTGGGCTCGACCGTCGCCTGGCCACCTCCGCCGGCCGCCTGCAGCGCACCACGGTGGCCACCGAACTGCGGCTGCCGTTGTCGTTCACGTTGCGGGCACGCGCTGAGCAGGGGACGTCGGAGGCATGGACCCAGCGTTCGGTAGATGGCACGCAGGCGCTGATCACCGGCACGCAGGTGGTCCGCCCAGACCTCAACCTCGCCTGGAACTGGCAGCCGGCGCGCTGGAAGGCCCTTATCAGCAGCGTGATCCTGGGCGGGGGCTATACGTATCGCGAGCAGATCGCGAGTCTGCCCAACGACAACGGGCTCGGCACGGATCTCAACCGCACCCTGTCGTTTTCGCAGCCGCTCTCGGCGTCCATCACCTGGTCAGGGATGGGGAACCTGCGCACCACGGGGCGGCTCACCCGCCAGCACCGCGAAGACCAGCGCCCCGGGGCGCTCATTACGGGCGACAGCCGTCAGGTCGGGTTCAGCGTCGAGCGATCGCTGCCGCTGCCAACGACGTGGAACACCCGCACCGGGCGGATGCAAACCGCGCTGTCGTATCAGAGCGAAACCGCCCGCTCCGAGATCGTGGGCGCCAGCCGCCTCCTCGGGCTCATCCGCGCCGACCGGCCGGCGGTGCTCACCGACAACGGGCGCCGGGCGATCAACCTGAACGCGAGCACCGATCTGAGCGAACTGCTGACGTTCAACCTCACCGGCAGCCATGTGGTGTCGTTCGATCGCACGATCAACCGGCAGTTCTCGAATCTGGTGTTCAGCGCGGTGCTGCAGATGAAGTTCTTTGCGGGGGAGTTGCGGTAG
- a CDS encoding LptF/LptG family permease, with amino-acid sequence MKLLTRYVIREHVGPLIFSLSAMTSLLMLQYVARQLANLAGKGLPWGAIGRFFVLSLPFTVAMTMPMAVLMATLYAFGRMAAEHEITALKASGVKVRSLMAPVLWCALLLSLFMVWFNDQVLPASNHRLRILQGDIGRTKPTLALKDQVLNPLSEQFFMRVARTDAATNRMWDVTIYDLRKGTERKTIYADSGVFSVASNGQDLQMQLYNGYVQEFTRGDVRRLQRTYFITQTVKVGGIAQGFQTTKTDGYKGDREMSVCEMHARYRGDAAEFHRIRREYVDYAFRLARKGQAVTAPRDRPEADPLAVLYCEQFLSRAEKLLLPAKVGAQPPAKPDTSKPKADTAKAKPDSAKPQPPASAPAPPPIQGMSSIPGMTKADSIAMARANAIAMNPDSVRQDSIRRIDSIRVDSMQKAMPKPQPVDTIAMLTGAIAGSRVQLLASREGLDNLAVEIHKKFALSFACLVFVLFGPPIALRFPRGGVGVTIGVSIGVFGLYYVCLMGGESLADKGMLPAWFAMWIANIVFTVAGVLLLWGLENTTDTSRGGGLKDRFDDWRTSRRLRREAKAGARA; translated from the coding sequence GTGAAGCTCCTTACCCGCTATGTCATCCGCGAGCACGTCGGGCCGCTGATTTTCAGCCTGTCGGCCATGACGTCCCTGCTCATGCTGCAGTACGTCGCGCGCCAGCTGGCCAACCTGGCCGGCAAGGGCCTCCCCTGGGGGGCCATCGGCCGCTTCTTCGTGCTGTCGCTGCCGTTCACGGTCGCGATGACGATGCCGATGGCGGTGCTCATGGCCACCCTCTACGCCTTCGGGCGCATGGCCGCCGAGCATGAGATCACCGCCCTCAAGGCCAGCGGCGTGAAGGTGCGCAGTCTGATGGCGCCCGTGCTCTGGTGCGCGCTGCTGCTGTCGCTGTTCATGGTGTGGTTCAACGACCAGGTGCTCCCCGCCTCGAACCACCGGCTACGCATCCTGCAAGGGGACATCGGCCGCACCAAGCCGACGCTCGCGCTCAAGGATCAGGTGCTCAATCCGCTGAGCGAGCAGTTCTTCATGCGCGTCGCCCGCACCGACGCCGCCACCAACCGCATGTGGGATGTCACCATCTACGACCTGCGGAAGGGCACCGAGCGCAAGACGATCTATGCCGACAGCGGCGTCTTCTCGGTGGCGAGCAATGGGCAGGACCTGCAGATGCAGCTGTACAATGGCTACGTGCAGGAGTTCACGCGCGGCGACGTGCGTCGCCTGCAGCGCACGTACTTCATCACGCAGACGGTGAAGGTCGGCGGCATTGCGCAGGGTTTTCAGACCACGAAGACCGACGGCTACAAGGGCGACCGCGAGATGAGCGTGTGCGAGATGCACGCGCGCTATCGGGGCGACGCGGCGGAGTTTCATCGCATCCGCCGCGAGTACGTCGACTACGCCTTCCGCCTCGCCAGGAAGGGGCAGGCGGTCACCGCCCCGCGCGATCGCCCCGAAGCCGATCCGCTCGCGGTGTTGTACTGTGAGCAGTTCCTGAGCCGGGCGGAAAAGCTGCTGCTCCCCGCCAAGGTGGGGGCGCAGCCGCCCGCCAAGCCGGACACGAGCAAGCCCAAGGCCGACACCGCCAAGGCGAAGCCCGACAGTGCCAAGCCGCAGCCCCCGGCGTCGGCGCCGGCGCCGCCGCCGATTCAGGGGATGAGCAGCATCCCCGGCATGACCAAGGCCGACTCGATCGCCATGGCGCGCGCCAATGCCATTGCGATGAACCCCGATTCGGTGCGGCAGGACTCCATTCGGCGCATCGACTCCATCCGCGTGGACTCCATGCAGAAGGCGATGCCCAAGCCGCAGCCGGTGGATACGATCGCGATGCTCACGGGCGCGATCGCCGGCTCGCGGGTGCAACTGCTCGCGTCGCGCGAGGGGCTCGACAATCTCGCGGTGGAGATTCACAAGAAGTTCGCGCTGAGCTTTGCCTGCCTGGTGTTCGTGCTCTTTGGCCCGCCGATCGCGCTGCGCTTCCCGCGCGGCGGCGTGGGCGTGACCATCGGCGTGAGCATCGGCGTCTTCGGTCTCTATTACGTCTGCCTGATGGGTGGCGAATCGCTCGCCGACAAGGGCATGCTCCCGGCGTGGTTCGCCATGTGGATCGCGAACATCGTCTTCACGGTGGCGGGCGTACTGCTGCTCTGGGGACTCGAGAACACGACCGACACCTCGCGTGGCGGCGGTCTCAAGGACCGCTTCGACGACTGGCGCACCTCGCGCCGGCTGCGTCGTGAGGCGAAGGCCGGGGCGCGCGCGTGA
- a CDS encoding LptF/LptG family permease: MSRRLITPLDRYIAGEFTRIFGITILGFPVLVFVIDLVDNLRKYTERKLPVRDVALSYLYWIPDTLFMVLPAAVLFATVFSIGTFTRYSEITAAKASGISFYRFIAPILVMAMLALSLDLVFAEISPPANAIRLKLIEGKNSARDSDRYNFAFASDRGRVYRIYTLQLKPKLIENLEIEQRASTKQPGTLVAAATAEWHDARGWTLKKGVMHVTPSPTTDFSFSFDSLRDRNFHESPQDLRASEREPAEMRFVELSRYIRTLERSGADVNQLKVERMLKLAIPVTCLIIALFGAPLATSSQRGGAAYGIAVSLATTVLFLVLIQLTKAIGGKGLMPPDYAAWMPNVVVGVFALVLLYRVRT, from the coding sequence GTGAGCCGTCGCCTGATCACGCCACTCGACCGCTACATCGCCGGCGAGTTCACCCGCATCTTCGGCATCACGATCCTCGGGTTCCCCGTCCTGGTCTTCGTCATCGACCTGGTCGACAACCTGCGCAAGTACACCGAGCGCAAACTGCCCGTGCGGGATGTGGCGCTGAGCTACCTGTACTGGATCCCCGATACGCTCTTCATGGTGCTGCCGGCCGCGGTGCTGTTCGCGACGGTCTTCTCCATCGGCACCTTTACCCGCTATTCCGAGATCACCGCCGCCAAGGCATCGGGGATCAGCTTCTACCGGTTCATCGCCCCGATTCTGGTGATGGCGATGCTGGCACTGAGCCTCGATCTGGTCTTTGCCGAAATCTCGCCGCCGGCCAACGCCATTCGCCTCAAGCTGATCGAAGGGAAGAACAGCGCCCGCGACAGCGACCGGTACAACTTCGCCTTTGCCAGCGACCGGGGGCGGGTCTACCGCATCTACACGCTGCAGCTCAAGCCCAAGCTCATCGAGAATCTGGAGATCGAGCAGCGGGCCTCCACCAAACAGCCGGGCACGCTGGTCGCGGCCGCCACGGCCGAGTGGCACGATGCGCGCGGTTGGACGTTGAAGAAGGGGGTCATGCACGTGACCCCGAGCCCGACGACGGACTTTTCCTTCAGCTTCGACTCCTTGCGCGACCGCAATTTCCACGAATCCCCGCAGGACCTCCGGGCGAGCGAGCGTGAGCCGGCCGAAATGCGGTTCGTCGAGCTCAGCCGCTACATCCGCACCCTCGAGCGCTCGGGCGCCGATGTGAACCAGCTCAAGGTCGAGCGGATGCTCAAGCTGGCCATCCCGGTGACCTGCCTCATCATTGCGCTCTTTGGCGCGCCGCTGGCGACCAGCTCGCAGCGTGGCGGCGCCGCCTACGGTATCGCGGTGAGTCTGGCGACCACCGTGCTCTTCCTGGTCCTCATCCAGCTGACCAAGGCCATCGGCGGAAAAGGGCTGATGCCGCCAGATTACGCGGCATGGATGCCCAATGTCGTGGTGGGCGTATTCGCGCTCGTGCTGCTCTACCGGGTACGCACGTGA
- a CDS encoding ABC transporter permease, which produces MLGMDMVLRLAERRTGGILRALGKRGYFARDIVRGLRDPGTWLPETIRQMKNIGVDSVPLAVIVAAFLGGVTAFQTRYQLFPGVQLSVVGLITRQSIVLELGPLLTALVLTGRVGARMTAEIGTMRVTEQIDALETLSFDPVAYLALPRFIAGVIMLPTLTILANATAIFSAWAILVTATDVRTADFLSGLRLSFAAFQVIYSLIKSTLFGAAIAFVCSYEGYVTEAGAEGVGRSTALAVVIASVSILVLDAIVAAVLAPFIQA; this is translated from the coding sequence ATGCTCGGTATGGATATGGTGCTCCGCCTCGCCGAGCGGCGGACTGGTGGCATTCTGCGCGCGCTCGGCAAGCGCGGCTATTTCGCGCGCGATATCGTGCGCGGACTGCGCGACCCGGGGACCTGGCTGCCGGAAACGATCCGGCAGATGAAGAACATCGGCGTGGACTCGGTCCCGCTCGCGGTCATCGTGGCGGCCTTTCTGGGGGGCGTGACCGCCTTCCAGACGCGCTACCAGCTCTTCCCGGGCGTGCAGCTGTCGGTGGTCGGCCTCATCACGCGCCAGTCCATCGTCCTCGAGCTCGGACCGCTACTGACCGCCCTCGTGCTCACCGGGCGCGTGGGGGCCCGCATGACCGCCGAGATCGGGACGATGCGGGTGACCGAACAGATCGATGCGCTGGAAACACTGAGCTTCGATCCGGTCGCCTATCTCGCCCTGCCCCGGTTCATCGCGGGCGTGATCATGCTGCCGACGCTCACGATCCTCGCCAACGCCACGGCCATCTTTTCGGCGTGGGCGATTCTCGTGACGGCCACCGACGTCCGCACCGCCGACTTTCTCAGTGGCCTGCGGCTGTCGTTCGCGGCCTTTCAGGTGATTTACTCGCTCATCAAGTCCACGCTCTTTGGCGCGGCGATTGCGTTCGTGTGCTCCTATGAGGGGTACGTGACCGAGGCCGGTGCCGAAGGGGTGGGTCGTTCGACGGCGCTCGCGGTGGTAATCGCCTCGGTGTCGATTCTCGTGCTGGACGCCATCGTGGCGGCGGTCCTCGCGCCCTTCATTCAGGCCTGA